The Oncorhynchus gorbuscha isolate QuinsamMale2020 ecotype Even-year linkage group LG08, OgorEven_v1.0, whole genome shotgun sequence DNA window aacatggtgcAAACATTACTgggtacagacaacagcacaaagggcaagaaggtagagacaacaatacaccaTGCGAAGCAGCCACAAGTGTCTGTAAGAGAgtttttgaatgaagagatggcgatacaactgtccagtttgagtgttagatgcagctcgttccagtcactaactgcagcgaactgaaaagaggagcgaccgagggatgtgtgtgctttggggacctttaacagaatgtgactggcagaagggtgttgtatgtggaggatgacggctgcagtagatatctcagctaggggggagtgaggcctaagagcgttttataaataagcatgaactagtgggtcttgcgacgggtatacagagatgaccaaaaaatatataatttggtatttgtttcattagtctattgttgatacagtcccaaaatgttttgcatgtcagcaatcaagatTTCAAGATAAATaacattcaaaatacagaaatacagccagTAAGATGCATTTAGCATCATATTTTGCATCATCACAAAAGTCAATATATTGATAAGCAAGCAGTAGGTCCTGTTCTGAAATAATGCATTCCAttttcatatttacaatgtgtacGAATTTACAAAACACATTATACAGGCTGTATTTTGAAGAATATagaaacttgactgctgacatgctaaacattttgggactatatcaacatgaactaatgaaacaaataccaaaagatagttttgGTGTGGAGTTTTCCTATAACGTGTCAAAACACTTGGGCTCGACTTGACTtcaattatttaaaaaacattGAAATTCTAGCTGTCAAGTCTGTCGTTACAGTACACTAGCTCCCAGCAGGATGATGAGTCATCTCATAATAAATCAATTAGCATAGTACCAGATCACTGGTTTCATCATGCATAGACTGTGTACAGTAAGCTTCCATTGACATAAATAAGAGCTTATGTCCCTGTCTGTTTCCATTGTGTTCCAGGGCTTTCCCATGGCAGAGAGTGGGCATCCCGTGTCAGCAGTATACCCACCAGAGGGCAGTGTGTCCCCTGACTCTGCCCTCTGCACCGAccccctcctgcctctctctaagAGCACCACAGATGGACTGACAGGTCCTCAGGAGGAACTCAGGAAGGGCTCCAGTGAGCATACGGCTCCATGCCCCCAAAGAGACAAAGAAACGGGCAGACAGGGGCCTTCTCAGGTCGTCCAGCACAACATCCAACCGGACACATCTCTCCGCGTGGACCTCAGGAATGCTGTCCGCCCTCACACAGCCCATCACCACGAGGAGGGCGTCACCAATCATGGTCACCAAGCCTTCGGAGAGAGCCAGGCGCCCCACCCCTTATCATCATCACAGAGAGACCTGGGAGGACTGGATCAATCCAGGCTGAATGTCCAGAGGAGTCACTCAGATCCCCTCCACATGCTCAGGGAGGTCCCTGCCCCTCCACCTCACAGTGAAACCAGCTGCCCTTCGTGTCCAGGGAGAGACTACCTTTCCCAGGATGCCTCTCGTAAGGCTTTCTCCACCTTAGCCTGCAAGCAGCCCTTGCAGCTCCAGCACtgcaatacaaccacaaccaacCCCACTGCCTGCAGATGGGGAAATGGCGGGGGAGGCAGACCCACACAGCAGCCTCAGGCCGGGTGTGTCAGGCTCGGTGCCCCTAGCCCCTCTAACACAGCCGCTAAGGTCGGCGGTGAGGCCCATCGCCTACAATCATGTGAGGAGGCCATCTGCTATTGCACTTTCGTCCACCCCCACGGGACGTTGAAGGACACTTTTGCGGCCTACTGCCACCCCCAACCCATTCCCACCCCTGCCCAGCTGCTGCCACACCTTCCGGGCACAGAAGCCGAGTTCAGGCACCAGAGGGTGCTCCCGCCTCACCTGGCgcctaccctcctctccctccctcgcctcATGTCCTCCGTCAGTGAGACAGGGCTGGATGCCAAGCGCCTGCTGCAATGCTGCAACCTCAATTGTAACCTCAACTGCTCCTGGGCCAAAACTCTACACCCTAGTGGAGCCCTGCAGCAGGACATTCAGAAATATAGCTGTATGAGCAGCAACAATGGAGCCACCAGGGACACAGGAACCATGATGTCCCCCAGGGAGCTCAGGGACGTGGGGGTGCAGACGGGCCAGGTCCACGAGACGTGTCGGGCCCATGTGTTCCCTCAGGTCTGCCTGGTAGAGGAGAACGGGAATGAGAACGGGAACGGGAACAAGAACGAGAA harbors:
- the si:dkey-191g9.7 gene encoding uncharacterized protein si:dkey-191g9.7, which codes for MAESGHPVSAVYPPEGSVSPDSALCTDPLLPLSKSTTDGLTGPQEELRKGSSEHTAPCPQRDKETGRQGPSQVVQHNIQPDTSLRVDLRNAVRPHTAHHHEEGVTNHGHQAFGESQAPHPLSSSQRDLGGLDQSRLNVQRSHSDPLHMLREVPAPPPHSETSCPSCPGRDYLSQDASRKAFSTLACKQPLQLQHCNTTTTNPTACRWGNGGGGRPTQQPQAGCVRLGAPSPSNTAAKVGGEAHRLQSCEEAICYCTFVHPHGTLKDTFAAYCHPQPIPTPAQLLPHLPGTEAEFRHQRVLPPHLAPTLLSLPRLMSSVSETGLDAKRLLQCCNLNCNLNCSWAKTLHPSGALQQDIQKYSCMSSNNGATRDTGTMMSPRELRDVGVQTGQVHETCRAHVFPQVCLVEENGNENGNGNKNENGNETDTSQKPPVKEVKWDAEGMTWEVYGASVDPEELGLAIQKHLELQIKETAGLAAKLSRQDPATSRKSIGGAVGWRKRSGVLGYIRTPACCARSSTAVD